One part of the Glycine soja cultivar W05 chromosome 11, ASM419377v2, whole genome shotgun sequence genome encodes these proteins:
- the LOC114372865 gene encoding uncharacterized protein LOC114372865 isoform X2, whose product MQAPQASSLTDEEAPEISHQAVPQRNKEVSDGGPGGRRPDISLQVPPRPTGFGSTSGVRVLDHSQSFGKGISSSRGFLRALSFKRKGNVADGERSSLLNSDPKTAADSPNMASISEIAWKRCTSLPVTPASNLSPSVSTPISARAYNEQTKPHKDVDCSKVSRSLSVPGRNVVIVRSVSFSTRSEQEQQESNDDQITPVPVEVTADEEIPEEEAVCRICFDVCDERNTFKMECSCKGDLRLVHEECLVKWFSTKGDKKCDVCRLEVQNLPVTLLRVTSSVQRENRQLQGQQNLHPESISAWQDFVVLVLISTICYFFFLEQLLLPELKTQAIIIASPFAFTLGLLASIFAVILPIKEYIWTYAALEFALVALTVHLFYTMLHLTAIYAILLSSVLGFGVAMGINYAYIQFVTWRLQVSHVDNPV is encoded by the exons ATGCAAGCGCCACAAGCATCATCACTCACTGATGAAGAAGCTCCTGAAATTTCCCATCAG GCTGTCCCCCAGCGAAACAAAGAAGTTTCAGACGGTGGACCAGGTGGTAGGCGCCCTGATATTTCACTTCAAGTTCCCCCTAGACCTACAGGGTTTGGCAGCACTAGTGGTGTAAGGGTTCTGGATCATTCTCAAAGTTTCGGTAAAGGGATTTCATCATCAAGAGGCTTCTTGCGGGCCTTGAGCttcaaaagaaaaggaaatgtaGCAGATGGCGAAAGAAGTTCCCTCCTTAATTCAGACCCCAAGACAGCTGCAGACAGTCCTAATATGGCCTCCATATCTGAAATTGCATGGAAAAGATGTACTTCTCTTCCTGTTACACCTGCATCAAATCTGTCTCCTTCAGTTTCTACGCCCATTTCTGCAAGGGCATATAATGAACAGACTAAGCCTCAT AAAGATGTTGATTGTTCTAAGGTTTCAAGGTCCCTTTCTGTACCCGGGCGAAATGTTGTTATTGTAAGATCTGTCTCTTTTTCTACCCGTAGCGAACAGGAGCAACAAGAGTCAAATGATG ATCAAATAACTCCTGTGCCAGTAGAAGTTACTGCCGATGAAGAAATTCCTGAAGAGGAAGCAGTGTGCAGGATATGTTTTGATGTATGTGATGAAAGGAATACCTTTAAAATGGAATGCAGTTGCAAAGGTGACCTGAGATTGGTGCATGAAGAATGTTTAGTTAAATGGTTTAGCACAAAAGGAGATAAGAAATGTGATGTATGTAGGCTAGAGGTTCAGAATTTACCTGTAACTTTGCTTCGTGTGACTAGCTCTGTTCAAAGAGAAAACAGACAGCTGCAAGGTCAGCAGAACCTACATCCAGAGTCAATAAG CGCTTGGCAAGACTTTGTGGTGCTTGTCCTGATCAGCACAATATGCTACTTTTTCTTCCTTGAACAGCTACTG CTTCCTGAATTGAAGACTCAAGCGATTATTATAGCATCACCATTTGCCTTTACGTTGGGCCTCCTAGCTTCCATTTTTGCAGTTATCCTAC CAATTAAAGAGTATATATGGACATATGCTGCTCTTGAGTTTGCCCTTGTGGCTTTAACCGTGCATCTATTTTATACTATG TTGCATTTGACGGCCATATATGCCATACTACTTTCATCAGTTTTGGGTTTTGGAGTTGCTATGGGCATCAACTATGCGTATATCCAGTTTGTTACTTGGAGGCTTCAGGTTTCTCATGTTGATAACCCAGTATGA
- the LOC114372865 gene encoding uncharacterized protein LOC114372865 isoform X1, with translation MREKGHACHCFIAQIQFSHELLAVPQRNKEVSDGGPGGRRPDISLQVPPRPTGFGSTSGVRVLDHSQSFGKGISSSRGFLRALSFKRKGNVADGERSSLLNSDPKTAADSPNMASISEIAWKRCTSLPVTPASNLSPSVSTPISARAYNEQTKPHKDVDCSKVSRSLSVPGRNVVIVRSVSFSTRSEQEQQESNDDQITPVPVEVTADEEIPEEEAVCRICFDVCDERNTFKMECSCKGDLRLVHEECLVKWFSTKGDKKCDVCRLEVQNLPVTLLRVTSSVQRENRQLQGQQNLHPESISAWQDFVVLVLISTICYFFFLEQLLLPELKTQAIIIASPFAFTLGLLASIFAVILPIKEYIWTYAALEFALVALTVHLFYTMLHLTAIYAILLSSVLGFGVAMGINYAYIQFVTWRLQVSHVDNPV, from the exons atgagggAAAAGGGCCATGCATGTCATTGTTTTATAGCGCAGATACAATTTAGCCACGAACTGTTG GCTGTCCCCCAGCGAAACAAAGAAGTTTCAGACGGTGGACCAGGTGGTAGGCGCCCTGATATTTCACTTCAAGTTCCCCCTAGACCTACAGGGTTTGGCAGCACTAGTGGTGTAAGGGTTCTGGATCATTCTCAAAGTTTCGGTAAAGGGATTTCATCATCAAGAGGCTTCTTGCGGGCCTTGAGCttcaaaagaaaaggaaatgtaGCAGATGGCGAAAGAAGTTCCCTCCTTAATTCAGACCCCAAGACAGCTGCAGACAGTCCTAATATGGCCTCCATATCTGAAATTGCATGGAAAAGATGTACTTCTCTTCCTGTTACACCTGCATCAAATCTGTCTCCTTCAGTTTCTACGCCCATTTCTGCAAGGGCATATAATGAACAGACTAAGCCTCAT AAAGATGTTGATTGTTCTAAGGTTTCAAGGTCCCTTTCTGTACCCGGGCGAAATGTTGTTATTGTAAGATCTGTCTCTTTTTCTACCCGTAGCGAACAGGAGCAACAAGAGTCAAATGATG ATCAAATAACTCCTGTGCCAGTAGAAGTTACTGCCGATGAAGAAATTCCTGAAGAGGAAGCAGTGTGCAGGATATGTTTTGATGTATGTGATGAAAGGAATACCTTTAAAATGGAATGCAGTTGCAAAGGTGACCTGAGATTGGTGCATGAAGAATGTTTAGTTAAATGGTTTAGCACAAAAGGAGATAAGAAATGTGATGTATGTAGGCTAGAGGTTCAGAATTTACCTGTAACTTTGCTTCGTGTGACTAGCTCTGTTCAAAGAGAAAACAGACAGCTGCAAGGTCAGCAGAACCTACATCCAGAGTCAATAAG CGCTTGGCAAGACTTTGTGGTGCTTGTCCTGATCAGCACAATATGCTACTTTTTCTTCCTTGAACAGCTACTG CTTCCTGAATTGAAGACTCAAGCGATTATTATAGCATCACCATTTGCCTTTACGTTGGGCCTCCTAGCTTCCATTTTTGCAGTTATCCTAC CAATTAAAGAGTATATATGGACATATGCTGCTCTTGAGTTTGCCCTTGTGGCTTTAACCGTGCATCTATTTTATACTATG TTGCATTTGACGGCCATATATGCCATACTACTTTCATCAGTTTTGGGTTTTGGAGTTGCTATGGGCATCAACTATGCGTATATCCAGTTTGTTACTTGGAGGCTTCAGGTTTCTCATGTTGATAACCCAGTATGA
- the LOC114375584 gene encoding uncharacterized protein LOC114375584 → MAEMDVESLFNYAVKGQWREALDAYNKNPGALEAKITKVEDTVLHVAVHVGQTCFVKSVLDNIDKEVSLNILCMQNSKGNTPLHLSAQLGNVELCHNMAQRDPKLVCFRNVEGETPLFLAAVHGKREAFFCLHENQQRRRDDEEDGSLLVRKSNGDTILHSTIASEYFGLALQIIELYPNLVNSVNQDGLSPLQILAAKPNCFKSSTRMELLQSIIYKCSIVDEIEETYDIRCNEADTTHHYPMNYETCATFLSLLKSTSIGKDDNAASNDEENNVSRKSEEEQAKKLEKKRYLFPPNWGATIRFLTHMMKILLIICGFGASWIGKIQRKKVKHILAKQVMNELIQRTCSSSLYKHDHTGTSNINSSPSSNNQSKEKGCYQKIRRTDSPILIAAKMGVAEMVEKILETDPVAIHDVDADNKNVVLLAIENRQPHVYSLLNERSMIKETAFRQVDNQGNSALHLAATYRSYKPWRVPGAALQMQWEYKWYKLVKNSMPPNFYERYNENGQTAKQVFISTHERLTKEGGKWLSKTSESCSLVAALVATVAFTTSTAVPGGPNQNTGYPLFQGRPAFNIFAIASLVALCSSVTALVLFLSILTSRFQEKDFAMDLPRKLLLGLTTLFTSIASVLVSFCAGHFFIVEDELKFAVYPIYVATCLPVSFFAFVQLPLYFDLSLAMIRKVPQRSYKSHHH, encoded by the exons ATGGCTGAGATGGACGTTGAAAGTTTGTTTAACTATGCGGTGAAGGGGCAGTGGAGAGAGGCATTAGATGCCTACAACAAAAACCCGGGAGCATTGGAAGCTAAGATCACAAAAGTGGAAGACACAGTGCTACACGTTGCTGTGCATGTAGGCCAAACTTGCTTTGTGAAGAGTGTGTTAGATAACATCGACAAAGAGGTGTCTCTCAACATCTTATGCATGCAAAACTCAAAGGGTAACACTCCCTTGCACCTTTCAGCACAGCTCGGGAACGTGGAATTGTGCCACAACATGGCCCAAAGGGACCCCAAACTCGTTTGTTTTCGCAACGTTGAAGGTGAGACCCCTCTTTTCTTGGCAGCTGTTCATGGCAAGAGAGAGGCTTTCTTTTGTCTCCATGAAAACCAACAAAGAAGACGTGATGATGAGGAGGATGGCTCGTTGTTGGTTAGGAAAAGCAACGGGGATACCATTCTTCATTCTACCATCGCTAGTGAATACTTTG GTTTGGCGCTTCAAATAATAGAGTTGTACCCAAACCTTGTGAATTCTGTAAACCAGGACGGGTTATCACCTCTGCAGATTCTTGCAGCGAAGCCTAATTGTTTCAAAAGCAGCACGCGGATGGAGTTACTTCAGAGTATTATTTACAAGT GTTCGATTGTTGATGAGATTGAGGAAACATATGATATACGTTGTAATGAAGCAGACACAACTCATCACTACCCTATGAACTATGAAACATGCGCCACCTTCTTATCATTGTTGAAGAGTACTT CAATTGGAAAAGATGACAACGCTGCAAGCAATGATGAAGAGAATAATGTCTCCCGAAAATCTG AGGAAGAACAAGCAAAGAAATTGGAAAAGAAACGCTACCTGTTCCCTCCCAATTGGGGAGCAACGATCCGATTCCTAACCCATATGATGAAGATCTTGCTAATCATTTGCGGTTTTG GAGCATCTTGGATAGGGAAAATCCAACGAAAGAAGGTGAAACACATTCTAGCCAAGCAAGTGATGAATGAACTAATTCAGCGAACTTGTTCTTCTTCCCTGTACAAGCATGACCACACTGGAACAAGTAACATAAATAGTAGTCCTAGTAGTAATAATCAAAGTAAGGAGAAAGGATGTTatcagaaaataagaagaacaGATTCACCTATTTTGATTGCAGCAAAGATGGGAGTGGCAGAGATGGTTGAGAAGATTCTTGAGACAGACCCAGTGGCAATCCATGACGTGGACGCTGATAACAAGAATGTTGTTCTTCTGGCCATAGAGAACAGGCAACCTCATGTTTACAGCCTGTTGAATGAGAGGAGCATGATTAAAGAGACTGCATTTCGTCAAGTGGATAACCAAGGGAACAGTGCTTTGCATCTTGCTGCCACCTATAGGAGTTATAAGCCATGGCGTGTCCCTGGTGCTGCATTGCAAATGCAGTGGGAATACAAGTGGTATAAG ctAGTTAAGAACTCCATGCCACCAAATTTCTATGAACGTTACAACGAGAACGGGCAAACAGCGAAGCAGGTATTCATAAGTACACACGAGAGACTCACAAAGGAAGGTGGTAAATGGCTGTCCAAAACCTCAGAATCATGCTCGTTGGTAGCAGCACTTGTTGCAACCGTTGCATTCACAACCTCAACAGCTGTACCAGGCGGTCCGAATCAAAACACAGGTTATCCATTGTTTCAAGGAAGACCGGCTTTCAACATCTTCGCCATAGCATCACTTGTTGCACTTTGTTCCTCTGTCACTGCCCTTGTTTTGTTCCTCTCAATACTCACATCTCGGTTCCAAGAAAAGGATTTTGCTATGGACTTGCCGAGAAAGCTTCTTCTGGGATTGACCACACTCTTCACATCTATAGCATCTGTCTTGGTCTCATTCTGTGCAGGACATTTCTTCATCGTTGAAGACGAGCTGAAGTTTGCAGTTTATCCCATATATGTTGCTACGTGTTTGCCTGTgtcattttttgcatttgttCAACTTCCTCTCTACTTTGATCTGTCCTTGGCTATGATAAGGAAGGTTCCTCAGCGCAGCTATAAATCACATCATCATTAG
- the LOC114373291 gene encoding uncharacterized protein LOC114373291 — MFLRVNNHVANDATHVTRSSLTYKVNNSSTGKVGSGSSKERLEQYDKKRKVDVKSELQTSGLSKKSTKEVRQWTKDNMMTRSKRSKLNAEGNQTSRANENGRVSLSPIIAQRKSAGALKRHQLDELNNPGGNNGEGRGSSVGKRHLQDDVLLFTPIARRTRRSLAVNPLINVSDDAEMDTLDCPKGRRSLRIRKLSNDDKRSETLVGSSKPSAQPEDIGKHTAGKRKMRTDSVVKSHVNCQARSSLSLYDGSAISSVDRKQGKISELNSDKANPGDNINNSEVTTLDESPRERYKSSDLASATPAKCKTPANDASPVCMGDEYYKQSCNRNLSRSCKELHRELQSLRDIRSELLTPSKDSRKRRDMTDVRILYSHHLDEDIVKHQKKILARLGVSVASSIADATHFIANQFVRTRNMLEAIAFGKPVVTHLWIESCGQASCFIDERNYILRDVKKEKELGFSMPVSLAHAIQHPLLKGRRVLVTTNTKPSKEIVSNLTRAVQGQVVEKVGRSVFKGDTISDDLLILSCEEDYASCVPFLEKGAMVYSSELLLNGIVTQKLEYQRHRLFADIVKKTRSTLWLKTDDRTFIPVTKCN, encoded by the exons ATGTTCCTACGAGTTAACAATCATGTTGCTAATGATGCCACTCATGTTACTAGAAGTAGTTTAACGTATAAAGTTAATAACTCTTCTACTGGAAAAGTGGGGTCGGGTTCGTCAAAGGAACGTTTGGAACAATATGACAAGAAAAGGAAAGTTGATGTTAAATCAGAGTTACAAACTTCAGGTTTATCAAAGAAAAGTACTAAAGAAGTCAGGCAGTGGACAAAGGACAATATGATGACAAGATCAAAGAGGAGCAAGTTAAATGCAGAAGGCAACCAAACCTCCCGTGCTAATGAAAATGGTAGAGTATCCTTGTCTCCAATAATTGCACAAAGAAAGTCAGCTGGAGCTTTGAAAAGACATCAGCTTGATGAGTTGAATAATCCTGGTGGCAATAATGGAGAAGGTAGAGGGAGTTCAGTCGGCAAAAGGCATTTGCAGGATGATGTTTTGCTTTTTACACCAATTGCCCGCAGGACTAGACGGTCCTTAGCAGTAAACCCATTGATTAATGTCAGTGATGATGCTGAAATGGATACATTAGATTGTCCTAAAGGAAGGAGATCTCTTAGGATTAGGAAGCTGTCTAATGATGACAAACGATCCGAGACATTAGTTGGTTCATCTAAACCATCTGCACAACCTGAAGATATTGGGAAACATACTGCtgggaagagaaaaatgagaacGGATTCTGTTGTCAAATCACATGTGAATTGCCAAGCTCGGTCATCTTTATCTTTGTATGATGGTTCAGCGATATCTTCTGTTGATCGAAAACAAGGTAAAATATCAGAGCTAAATTCAGATAAAGCAAATCCAGGGGACAATATCAATAATTCTGAAGTCACCACTTTAGATGAATCACCAAGAGAGAGGTATAAGTCATCTGACTTGGCATCTGCAACTCCGGCAAAGTGTAAGACACCCGCGAATGATGCATCACCTGTTTGTATGGGTGATGAATATTACAAACAATCATGCAATAGAAATCTTTCAAGATCATGTAAGGAGCTCCATAGAGAACTTCAAAGCTTGAGGGACATCAGATCTGAATTACTTACTCCGTCTAAAGATTCAAGAAAGAGGAGGGACATGACTGATGTTCGAATTCTTTACAGCCACCACTTGGATGAAGATATTGTTAAGCATCAGAAGAAg ATTTTAGCACGGCTTGGAGTTTCTGTGGCTTCCTCCATTGCAGATGCAACCCATTTCATAGCTAATCAATTTGTGCGTACAAGGAATATGTTAGAAGCTATTGCTTTTGGTAAACCGGTGGTCACGCACTTATGGATTGAAAGCTGTGGTCAAGCTAGCTGTTTTATTGATGAGAGAAATTACATATTGAGGGAtgtgaaaaaggaaaaggagtTAGGTTTCAGCATGCCAGTTTCACTAGCACATGCAATCCAGCATCCTCTTTTAAAG GGTCGAAGAGTATTGGTCACCACAAATACTAAACCCAGTAAAGAGATTGTTTCAAATTTAACGAGAGCTGTTCAGGGCCAG GTAGTGGAGAAAGTAGGAAGATCTGTTTTCAAGGGAGATACAATTTCCGATGATCTACTGATCTTATCTTGTGAAGAAGATTATGCCTCTTGTGTGCCTTTTCTTGAAAAGG GGGCAATGGTGTACAGTTCAGAACTGTTGCTGAATGGCATTGTTACTCAGAAGCTGGAGTATCAGAG GCATCGACTTTTTGCAGACATTGTGAAGAAAACTCGTTCCACCTTATGGTTGAAAACAGATGACAGAACATTTATTCCTGTGACTAAATGTAATTAG
- the LOC114373292 gene encoding uncharacterized protein LOC114373292, whose product MEFISISDHTPLVVTTELVVPRGNSPFKFNNAIVDHPNFSRIVTDGWKQNIHGCSMFKVCKKLKALKAPLKNLFKQEFNNISNRVELAEAEYNSVLNSLKQNPQDPSLLALANRTRGQTIMLRKTESMKFAQLIKNRYLLQADKCSKFFHALIKRNKHSRFIAAIRLEDGHNTSSQDEIALAFVNHFRNLFSAHELTQTPSISICNRGPKVSTDCFAALLCPTSKQEVWNVIFVMDNNKAPGPNGFNVLFFKKAWNIIGDDIFAVVNEFFTTGKF is encoded by the coding sequence ATGgagtttatttctatttcagACCATACTCCTCTAGTTGTCACCACTGAGTTGGTAGTGCCTAGAGGTAATTCTCCATTTAAATTCAACAATGCTATTGTGGATCATCCAAATTTCTCAAGAATTGTTACAGATGGCTGGAAGCAAAATATTCATGGTTGTAGCATGTTCAAGGTTTGTAAGAAATTGAAAGCTCTTAAAGCTCCATTGAAGAATCTTTTTAAGCAGGAGTTCAACAACATCTCTAATCGAGTGGAGCTAGCTGAGGCTGAATATAACAGTGTGCTTAATTCTCTAAAGCAAAATCCTCAGGATCCTTCCCTTCTTGCTCTAGCAAATCGCACTAGAGGGCAGACCATTATGCTTAGAAAAACGGAGTCTATGAAGTTTGCTCAACTCATCAAAAACAGATATCTCCTACAGGCTGATAAATGCTCCAAATTTTTTCATGCTTTAATCAAGCGCAACAAACACAGTCGATTTATTGCTGCCATAAGGCTAGAGGATGGGCATAACACTTCCTCCCAAGATGAAATTGCCCTTGCTTTTGTGAATCACTTTAGGAATTTGTTTAGTGCTCATGAGCTGACCCAAACTCCTTCCATTTCAATCTGCAACAGGGGTCCTAAGGTTTCCACCGATTGCTTTGCGGCCTTACTTTGTCCTACTTctaagcaagaggtttggaacgTTATTTTTGTGATGGATAACAATAAAGCTCCTGGGCCAAATGGTTTCAATGttttattcttcaagaaggcttGGAATATCATTGGTGATGATATCTTTGCGGTAGTTAATGAATTCTTCACAACTGGAAAATTTTAA